DNA from Clarias gariepinus isolate MV-2021 ecotype Netherlands chromosome 8, CGAR_prim_01v2, whole genome shotgun sequence:
tggtcagatagtccccgatgagcaagctgagggcaacagtagcaaggaaaaacaTAAACACTCACATACTATAAGCAATTTGGGATCGCCACTTAGCATTAATCTGCACGGCTTTGGACTGTGAATGGAAACTGGAGCACACAGAGGAAATCctccaagcacgggaagaacatacaaactccatgcacacagacccataAGCAAGATTCGAACCcctgaggtgcaaggcgacagttctaaccactacgccactgacCCCAAAATGCAAacagttaaaattatattgtattacATGAGTTAACTAACATGATGTTAAGTTTAGATATGATGGAAAAATGCATGCTTGCATAATGTGTctaaatgcatatatatatatatttaatagagatgaatcagtcagtcagtcagtgaccagaattgtatggtttttcagtttgattggccgtGACTggtgatcagcctcagatataaccGATTTAATACTAAGCGCAAAAGCTtctgagtggtgcaacagaagcACATTTTTATGTGATTACACTAACAAAAATAGTGCGTTAAAAGCCTCTGATCTACCACAAGCAATAATTAGTCAAAACTTGCAGCCAATTAACTCGGGCACTGactgtcaagttgagttttaAGACTTTGAGGCATATGAggtgataaaataataatcactgtTTCTTAATAATCCTACACGTGGTACTACACTCACtcctatttacacattttcattatttaaaattattgtatttaagtgagaaaactgaTGTCATACggaatgaattacatttaattactcactaaacttttttaaaaaaaaggttttaaaggtgtaacaaaatctgggaaaaatgaTCGGTGtctttaacattaattaacttttctttttattaaatagtgCAAGGTGTCATtcttaagtaaattaaaaacacagcTGTAGTCACTTACATATGACTGTTGATTGAATAAGATATGTTATATACTCAGGATGTGctgtatttagaaaaataagaacTCTTGGTCTGGTATCAGTAACTTTAACTGCTTTATCTCACCTccctgttgttgattatttttctgtaacaaCACATCACACTACTGACATACAGTTATCACACTTCTTAGAGCATGCTTTAAAATGAAACCCAACCTGTAGGAGCAAGACGCTGTGTTGAGTCATGATCCGTCTTGATCTGACCTGCAGGAACAAACACCAGCATGAATcttaacaacagcaacaaacacaaagaaCTTGAACGCTTCATACGGTCAATGATTCAGCTCACAAACCTGAACTATATGCTTTTCATAACATTTAGCGACGACTTAGCGTGTCTGCACTACATTTAAGCAGgactatattaatatttatcattAATAAGCTGTAATAGAATGATATGTCATTATATGACTCAGGAGCTCATGAGACAATTCAAAACTTCTACAAGGAAGTATGTCAGTCCAAATTATCGCATGTTTAGAATTAAATACAAGCACgaactagaaaaaaataaacataaacgcACGATTTTTAAAGCTGAACAATGGAAAAAAGTGACAAATAGCGAAAGAAATGATTACCTGAAACTTTGCCTTTACTCGGGCTCGACATCTTGAATTGACCTGCGGAGGTTGAACACACCATTATATGACAAGCATAATCTCCGCCCCTAACCTACTTTGATTGGGTAAAGGTTAAAATACTCAGCCGTGATTGGGCCAAACAGATATCGATAAAAAAGGCACTTCCGccttactgttaaaaaaaaaatacggaGAAGTGTTCCTTCAGTGGAATTTCTCAACAGCATGCAGAAGCATGTTCTGGTTATTGCAAGAGCATTAACTAACAAACAAAGTTAAAGGTCATATTTATACAACCATAATGCACAAATATAATTACACAGTTTAGACTATTGTTTTCCTCTTTAGTTAAAgtcaaatttatatttaaagcacatttaacacaaaacacaaagtgCTGCAGGCTACAATCCTAAAATAGTTGCAGACATTGAAACAGCCTATAAAAACACGCATTAATaagaaaatagaattaaaatccaaataaaataacaattaaaacatcCTCACTgaataaaataagcaaacaaaacaataaataaattatatatatatatatatatatatatatatatatatatatatatatatatatatataaaaaaaaaaaacagggaaaagaGAATGTCCTTACACTGTACTAAATgccaaaaaagataaaaaggtcTTGAGGTGTGACCTTGATACAGTTTCCATTACCCAATCccctactacactaatgcatttatcccagaGTTTACCTAGTGCATGGATACAATCAaagtagaaggttttctcagtatggaaaaaaacaacctgGAGCCATAATTAAACTGCCATCTCcccttcacatctgaaacactggcctcccaggaactcattaAATGTCCCAAATGGCTTGgagtaaggtcaggactgtacagggatgtggcaataactcttagcctgagttcctgtaatgtacaagtaatgtatataaatgattgtgtgtacagttcccacagacagatgtgtctctttgcAAGCTGGATCAGGCGTTCTACTCACTGAATGGAACGggtggctctgagccacctcggccaggattgacattcatggatgtatgaccatctttaaaacatttgtaccATTTAAAATTGTTCCTGCCGCTAAGAGCTTGGCTGTCTACAGACACTTTGTGGTCAGGAgctcaagacaaaaaaaaggttttatagcTATAATGCTGACTTAGCTATAATTCTAAACCAGGGAATGTGAGCTACTGTATGAGTATGCGTAGTGTGAttcttttttctaaataaatattgcctAGGCTCATGTGGTATCTACTGTccctttttataataatcattaataattttcTTATACAGAACtatctttatacagtatgaatgaaaaaaataataatgtttgggAATCTGGGAGAAATCTTATCGTTATGTACAAACAATTTccaaattaaaaatgttgtacagtatatatatagtatataaacttTAATCACAAATCCTGGTTTGTCTTGAAAGCTTCTTATACTattagtactgtgtgtgtgtgtgtgtgtgtgtgtgtgtgtgtttgtgtctgtgtagagaatatatattttgtccATTTAGTTTCACAGCTTTATCTTTACAGAATGGAAACTATTCTGACAAATAGTGCATCTTTATAAGCTAAGCGCTCATTTAACAACCTCACACACCACCTTCTTTTTCTAAATGAATTAACAAAACAGGACACAGATATTTTAACCGATTTATATCCCATCCAGAAATCCACTTCTACCTACTATTTTTCTATACATAATAAAGCAAACCAGAAAACAACTGCAGAAAGAACTTTTTTTCATGTCCAAGAGAGATCAAGGATCAAAAAAGTCtaaccttaaaaatatatacttttccTGATTACCaagaaaaacacataaaaagctATTAGGTATTCACCCTAGTTAAAAGAAAAGGCAGAATTTGAAAATCACATGGTGAGCTTCAAGAAAAGATAATACTATACTGTAGGTaactttacatatttacatatattatactgtactttacataTAATTTATCATGCATTTACACTCAGGAGTCTTAAATGTAACACAGACCTGCTGTGAGTTACAGCTGGCATAAACCATGTGAATAGTAAGAACCACAAAAATAAGTCTTTTTAGAacacattatactgtaggtataacTGTTTCTTCAATTATCTGTATACCTTTTAATATATTAGTATTTGTCTTAATCTCAGCCCAGTTTCAATTCCACACAGTGTTTTAATGCATCAGATTCATCCTATGGAGTgcttgatgatgatgttgatgacgATGATGAGTGTTAGACTTTTAGAACAGAGACTTGACACATCAGATGATCCTTAAAGGAGTCAGGAGTTTCTGAGCCCCAAACACGTCCAATCACAGCTTAGCTTTATCCTTGCAGACACATGCAGCTTTCTGGCTATCCAGGTAGGGTTTGCAGCCTAGGTGCATGACGCCATCGAAGACATGACTCACCAGTAAATCACATGCTGATATAGAGAGAAaccaaaagaacaaaacagCCACAGTGATACATACAATATTGGTGCAAGTCTGTGGTTAAAAACAGAATCAAACaaggcagcaaaaaaaaaataaaaaaaaaatgcaaagactCTTATTAATGACTGAATTACTCTGTTAATGGTTAAAAATCATGATATGTTTGTACATGGATCATTGGGTGTGACCCAGTGTGACACCTGTCAATTTGTCATTTGTCAAGACTCCaaggaatcttttttttaactgattccatataataaactatataaCAGCTATACAAAGATTAGTGATATTCTACTTTTCACAAGAGGAGCATGTCtacagtttgtttttaaatttacagaaTAATAGAGTTCATAagtatgtattatttattatatgtattactGTTTATACATTCACCTTTTCCTTTAAACTGATTTCTTTAGGTTAGGAAGTGTTTACCATCATTCTGGTCCAGCCCCAGCGCTTTCAGAAGGTTCCCACAAATGTTCTTCAAGCAAATCTGGAACTGCTCATCACACTCCCGCTTTTTTCGTCCACATGTGTCGTAGCAGTAGTCGTGTTGGTTACAGCACCTGGTTGTTGCTGGGATTTTAATATCAAACTGCAGACAAAAGTGGAGTGTGATAAACAAAtagaccagaggtcctaccatggtcgtaCAAAATGGGAATTAATACAATGGTTGCCATTGGCCTCCACAAACCCTGGTcggactacaaaggttcctagatagatgaatggatggataaacaAATTACTGCACaaataacgaaaaaaaaaaaaaacggacagaatgtttattttctgataaaaccTACCACCCAATTACCCATCACTAAGGTGTATCTAGTTCAGTTATACCCAGAGTTACCAAGGTTGTGGCCAAATCTGAAATGTGAAAATCTTCTGCATCCCAGACAAAACTTTCACATCTCTGATCAATATACAAGACTAAGATAAATGAAGAATATCACATTGattaaatcactttttttttattaggtttaaagtataaatattttatctgaaatatttataagaattttaaaccttaatacaaaatgaaaaaccttTAATCTATTTGTTATAAATGACAAACATTAGGAAACACTGATCTAGTGTACTAAGtcaagtaataataaataataatattggatCCGTTTGTAACTAACATTCACAAGGAAGGTCGAGTTTCTTTGAAACTTACATGAAATACAAACAGCGGGGTACCACATCCATTGGATGATGGGTTGTGGCCAGGCCGAGGAAAGAGCAtttgtccttaaaaaaaaaaaacctctaacATGAAATTAAGCACATACCAGATTAACaccaaaaatattaacaaaaaagaaatatatatataaaatcctgAATGATCTCATCACAGCTAATTATAAGCAATCCCATTAACCTCCGACAGGTGTCACCATAGCAGCAGATTTATGTTGCTGCTGTCTAGTACAATGTtagtataaaattataatataaaatgttacatcATGTCAGAGTTGCAGGCTGACTTCAGTATGACTAACTgcattgtgttgttttatttaacagGCTGATTATAGAAACCTGTATGTAGGTGTGGAAGGATTTctgaacagaaaacaaaaccaaaacttaCAAGCAGTGAAGGCAGGCTGTTTGCCTGGATTTTTACCAATTAGCAATTTTTTCTCGTGAAAAATTGCAGaaacttgtatttttatttggaGTAAATGATGCGAATACTGGCTTGTTTCTTTAGAGAGACCTTTTACTCACTAATGGCtagtttctattttatttgttgcaCAATGTTTAGCATGTGGTAATTTAGAAGGGAGTGTTTCTGTTTTTACCTGATTGCTGAATTGAAGCAGTTCTATGTAAAAATCTATATCATTCTAATGCCTAGAAATAGAATAATTCCAATAAAAGAATTACTGAAAAATGTCAGCTAAATCATATGCAGGAATATAGTTATTGGAAGTTTCTGGTTTTATTTGAGAAATAGATTGTGAggtatgtttatgtgtgtgtgtgagtgtagtgtgtaATGTAGTGCAGTGTAACTGAAGGTACATAATAAGGCCCTAAGAAGCACTGATATACCATTAAAGCTCACATCTTGCTTTTAAAGCAGATTTTAAATCACACCACAAATACACTGCCCagtccaaaataaataaataaatgaataaataatttttttcccaggcAGGGcagaatgacacacacacagaaacatagacagacacatacacatacacagacatataCACAATGTTCTAGAGATGCTTACTAGATTTCTAGTACAGTACTAGATAAAAGATATGCTTTCAGGTCCTTTACTAGTGAGGAGGAATACATTATAGGTATTTCTAAGAGTGGTTATTAAGGTCATATTCACCACACTGAAACTGAAAGATAGTTTTTCACTTTTTAGTGATGGAGAAACATAAGATATAAATTGCAAAAATAGACTTACTCAGGATCAGGTGCAAGATGAGTTTGATAAGAgtcttaaaataatttgttctaATTATAGATTTACTGTTACAGAAAATGGGAGAAAGAAACTGAAAGTAACCTCTCCACAGAAACAAAACCATGTTTTGCTGTCTCTAACAAACTGTACAGAGAACAAATGTATCTAATATTACCATGCTTTGATAAACCAAGTTAAGTTCTGATAGAATTACTTACCAGAGCCAGGGCATTTAAACTCACACAGATGATCAGAACCCAACATTAAATCCAAAgcagttttaacttttttgaagtATGTGTAGTAAGTGTATAAGTTCTGAACTCCATCCTTGATGTTTATTAAAGTCTCTGTCCAGTCAGATGTCTTGTATTCAGACTTTTTAGGTGTTGCACTGGACAGGCATGTTGCCAGGAGCAGGAGGGCTGACAAACTGATCTGCTTCATATCCACTCACCTTTCACTTAATCTGAGAGAAATTCAACTGCCTCCTACTTCAGCTCTCACATGCTCCTGCTTCGGCATGCTACTTCAGCAAACACCAAACCACAGCAGCCAATCACTGAACAGCACACCACTTTACACCATCCAAGCACAGCACACCATCcaatcacagcacagaaacCAATTTTAAGTTCTTTAATCTTTAGCAAATTATAACAtacttatttaaatgtattctgtggagcagaaaaaaaattccttgGAGTCACAttcatctcactcactcactcgtcatCATATGCATACAGGgtggcctgaagcctatcccaggagacttatttaattattattattttattttattattattttttttttttaagccatgaCCTCAACACTAGTGCATTAAGTGGCTGGTAAAGTAGGCAAAATCTAAACACAGAATTATTGATGTTGCTAGCTAGCAAGTTATGTAgattcaattcaaattcaattaaaattttctttttcacgTATACAACTATACACAGTGTGATATGCGgtgaaatgttaaaatgttttgtgaccttaaggtatatactgtatgtatgtacattttatatGGGCAGATCTTGGGCTTTGTGGTAAATAGTTTTAgaaataactaataaaaaataatttctaaatatttttaataatttaatgataataataataaaaaaaagaagaataaaaaaaagccatcATTTCAGAAGTGTCTAATGactgggctgcatcaagcaaaaacgACAACTGTCTGAAagctgtccaacacattattcaaccctgaaccatcaacttcaaaaaagaaatgtggtcaggaaaacatcctgaatgaatGTGATTGGAGAttacttaaatgcttggtgCATGgttagaaaaacaacagttaagaccaaagctatgtttaatagagaAAGTAAGAGTGTTTCCATACACACAGGAACCCATACAACATACAACACAGGATTGGGGCTAAAcatctgtgtgtccataagaaaaccacttgtcaGTAAGACTCATCAGAGTAAAAGGCAGCAGTTTGCTATAGGCAGCATAAAGAatagactttggagcaatggaaaatggTTATGTTGTCTGATGAGTTTAGATTGACCCTGTTTCAGAgcaatgggtgcatcagggtaagaaggaaagcatatgaagtgatgcacccatcatgcatagtggccactgtacaagcctctgaaggcagtATTATGATCAGTCACTTACTGATCACTGTCATGTTGCAATAAAATCATCTGATGACCTGAAggtactgaatgaccaagttATCACATGGAGTttctcttccctgatggcacaggcatattccaggactgtgaatgtaaaagtgaaatatttaaagcctctttttttttttttaaatggccagcattattgaagaccaggttgctttgatcaTAGCCCTCAGCCcattttgttatattattaaaattttttaaagacttgtccataatattttaatgttttgagatgcagtttatataaaataaaatatctaatgttgtacagtatattgaattAAGTTATTGCATCGCAAGGACAAAAAGGATATCAATGGAACATCTAACACTTAGTCCACATatacaggtttttattttattttttaatgcaaaatcaaGAGCAAGCCAAACCAAAAGATAGTGAATTAACCCTAACTGTGAAGACATTGGCcaataaaaacctaaaaaaggTTCTTACAGTGTATGTCaaacacagaacacagttcACACAGCTTTTACAAGCCAAGAATTCTTTATTTCTTGTCCAACAGTCACCACAAAAAACATTGAGTTCATTAATATCTTGACCCTGGAAGGggttttccaaaatgtctatTTCCAGTCACctaaaatgtagtttttttttaaactcttatttttaaaaatatcagcgTATAAGGCCTGAGATAAAGTTTACAGGGCTGTAATTTTACTTTCAAGCAGCCGACTGATGGCGACAATGTTGACAATTATGAAAATTAATTGCACCTTTAAGCTCttgtttgctaaaaaaaaagacatttacatATACAGCAGGATAATTTTGTGTCATGGATGTAAAAcaggattatatatataaaaaaaaagtaaccacAAAtagaaatctttttattttttatggtaaaataATTCCTCATACTGTATCATGGAAAATCCCCTACatcattaatcaattaattaacaaagcgtgatttatgttttatatcaaCCAGGCAGTAACCTTAAATCAAAGTCAccattaaagaaaaatgtgaagTGGCTTTTATACCTTATACATTAGATACAGTAAACAGTGAAATTAAACAACAttccttcaggaccaaggtcacacataaaacaacacagaaCTTCATGAGACAACACATatctacaaattattttaaaagaaccCTAAACTACGTAAAGTGCACAAGTGCAAGCATGTGCAAACAGTGCAAGACAGGAAACAAGACAATGTGTTAGATAATGAGATATTGCAATATAGTAAGAATAAAATTTGATAAGTGTAAAAATCACATGCTGCTTGGCTTCTTGTAAATCACTGAAATACAATATTTCGATTAAAACCTTTCCAATCAGGAACAACTAGAAATACCGATTTAGTTTTTTCCACTGTTTACAGAGACATTCTACCGAAACAACATGGTGTGAAACATTTCTCCCAAAACGACACTGTGTGAATCTAAACACATTGGATGGATTCTTTTGAGAGGGTGGCATTAAGACCCTAAGACAAGAACACTTACATGATGAACCCTAAAGTTTTGAAAATAGCCCAATTTTTATGTCTGGGACAGGTGGACCCAAATGAGATTTTAACCACTTTAATAAAGAGGGTAGCTCGGCCAGTTAAGGCTCCAAGGTACTGATCATGTACATGTGAGAAATAACACTTGgctgaaaaacaaacataactATATTTGAATCAGAGTGAAGGAACCAGCAAGGGGCAATCAATGGAGCAATCAAAACTCTGAGGTTACctttaatgataaataaaaatcagacaaACTTTTCCATTTCCCTCAAACAGAAACAGTTAACACTACAAAAAAGTTAGGCATATTCGTTTTTGATTGGAGGGGAGCTAATTTCAAACCCCAAAATTTAAAGAACATcctgaaacattaaaaacaagcaATATGTTATATCACAATATTAGGAATTTATTGTTCCAAGGTATACTTTACATTAAATGATTATTACAGGTctgtaagcatttttaaacatgataaAAGGTACC
Protein-coding regions in this window:
- the LOC128528840 gene encoding group XIIA secretory phospholipase A2-like isoform X1, encoding MKQISLSALLLLATCLSSATPKKSEYKTSDWTETLINIKDGVQNLYTYYTYFKKVKTALDLMLGSDHLCEFKCPGSGQMLFPRPGHNPSSNGCGTPLFVFHFDIKIPATTRCCNQHDYCYDTCGRKKRECDEQFQICLKNICGNLLKALGLDQNDACDLLVSHVFDGVMHLGCKPYLDSQKAACVCKDKAKL
- the LOC128528840 gene encoding group XIIA secretory phospholipase A2-like isoform X3 gives rise to the protein MLFPRPGHNPSSNGCGTPLFVFHFDIKIPATTRCCNQHDYCYDTCGRKKRECDEQFQICLKNICGNLLKALGLDQNDACDLLVSHVFDGVMHLGCKPYLDSQKAACVCKDKAKL
- the LOC128528840 gene encoding group XIIA secretory phospholipase A2-like isoform X2, which translates into the protein MVLFLWRGYFQFLSPIFCNSKSIIRTNYFKTLIKLILHLILRQMLFPRPGHNPSSNGCGTPLFVFHFDIKIPATTRCCNQHDYCYDTCGRKKRECDEQFQICLKNICGNLLKALGLDQNDACDLLVSHVFDGVMHLGCKPYLDSQKAACVCKDKAKL